From the Orcinus orca chromosome 7, mOrcOrc1.1, whole genome shotgun sequence genome, the window AAATTCTTTCACTGAGAATTCAGTTCTTTGCATAATGGATTTGAGACTATAACTcttttgatctttaaaaataagtttcaatTTTTAGATGATATCTAGTCTTCCACCTGGAGGATGCGACTGTGATCTATAGTAGCTGTTCAGCCATGCTGACCAGTTGACTGCCAGATTGGTTGTTAGCAGTGCCGAGGCACCCTGACATCACTCTCTGAACTGCTTTCTCTTTCACATTCTTGTACTTTTCCAGCTGACGGCCCGGAGGGTGGGTGCCGATTCCACCAGACGCTGCAACTGAAAAGCCAGGTTCAGAAATGTCAGGTATCCTCCGGGAGCTGCTCTGTGTCTCTGAGAAAGCTGCCAACATTGCCCGGGCGTGCAGGCAACAGGAAGCCCTCTTCCAGCTGCtgatagaagaaaagaaagagggagaaaagaacaagaagttTGCAGTTGATTTCAAGACCCTGGCTGATGTACTGGTACAGGAAGTTATAAAACAGAATATGGAGAACAAGGTAAGAAGGTCCCAGCCAATGTAATTGCAAAATATTTGCCCCTGTGGTTTTTTCCCCTCTATAGAATAGCATCCTTTCTCCTCGCCACCCCTACCCCCATTATTAACACCTTGGATTCTAATAAACAACTTGGGTTTTTCCCCTTGTTTTGACTACAATATTACCAAAATGTGTgctgcagaaaaaaattttaaatacagaaaaataagaatcCTCTTAATCCTACCACTAGAGAAAACCACAGCTGTTTTGCTAAATATTGTTAGAATattttccttctgtgtgtgtaCACGGCACACacaatttatttcaaaagaaatgagaacatactgttttataatttttttttaacttgatataTTAAGTCCCACCTTTTGACATAATCACTTATCTAATGGTTGCCTCAGTTATAGGCTCATAGAGTCCTGGAGACTTAAAGTCTCCCTTTATTTGAGTAGGAAAACATTGTTTATAACTAACAATGATTGTAATTCTAGGTCTTTTAAGCTGACTGGGGAAAAGAAATTATATTCATAAGTAGCAATAACAAACAATAACATTAGCAGACACTTATAAATGCTTACTAtgagccaggtactgttctaagggctttaaatatattaatttaatcaTAACAATTTTATGAGGTAAGAACAATTATTTCATTGTAATGGATGAGAAaagggagacacagagaggttaaataacttgcctaaggttgCACAGCAAGTGAATGGCAGGGCTGGTTTTTGAACCCAGGCTGACCGAGTCTGTGCTCTTTGCAATACTATATTGCCTTTTATATGGTAAtctaataatttcttttcttttaggttTGAGAGGATACAATTTTATGTCAGAAAGCCCTACAAAATATTATAATCGTTTCTatgaaattctcaaaatattagGAATCATTTAGAATCATTTAAGTGAATTCTTGACCACAGGCAGGAAGAGAGAATAAATGACCCCTTGAAATATCTACAAACTGTACTTTTTCATGTCCTATAATATCTGGCTCCAATAAACTAAAAGGAAGcaaatttgtttttgttactgATCAAGAGCTGGGTGGAAGGGATGGTTGAGCAACTGGATTAGAAATGTATCAACGTTAAGTTCTGTGGGCTAATATTTGCCCCAGAGCATTATAACAAGTTCAGGCAGTTGTTCATTCATGAAGTATGTGCCAGGACTTATGAACACATAAATGATATTCACTTTTGGCTTGTATAAAATAGTTTCATGACTCTCCTATACTGTAGCCTCAGAAAGGGTTTCTAGGCAGGTTGTGGGAGACTGGAGCTTCAGCCCTGGATGAATTGATGAATCGGCTCAGTGCCAGCCCGTGTTGATttgcattgttctttttttttttaatttaatttaatttatttatttttggccgcgttgggtcttcgttgctgtgcacgggcttttctctagttgcggtgagcgggggctactcttcattgcagtgcgtgggcttctcgttgcagtggcttctcttgttgcagagcacgggctctaggctcgcaggcttcagtagttgtggcacgtgggctctagagcgcaggctcagtagttgtggcacatgggcttcgttgctccaaggcatgtgggatcttcccagaccagggctcgaacccatgtcccctgcactggcaggcagattcttaaccactgcgccaccagggaagtcccgacttgCATTGTTctttaaaagagttaaaaataacaaGTAGTTGTGGGCATTATTAAAGCTACTGGCCATCTGTGAATAACTGAGCTCAAATATTTGAAgcatttccttgcttttattGCTTGAGAACCATACTCATATCATAATTCAGcacatattttgaaagaaattatctTTACTGCAGAGAAAATCAGAAGCAAAATGTGTCTGAAAGCTTCCTGGTCATACAGAGATGAGAGAAAATTactatttagcttttttttttttaattctatattgGCACATAAATTGTtggcaaataaaatatttccccttttttgcTATATCACCTTCCTagcctgatggctaatgataccTCCAACAGGTACAGAAAACACacctgaaaatgaaaacaaaatcaaatgttATCCTCTGATACCTTCTATCCAGTCTCAAGTAATCATCTCAGGTACTTGGTCAATAACATTAACTTGTATAAGCTACTTAGGTCCTGTTTAGGAGCAACAGTTAAAACATCTCCTTTGTAAACATTCTAGCTCTATGGCCCTTAACTAGAAGGATGAAGTTTCTAGAAGTACTTCTGCAGACTCAACAGAACATAAGGAAACCAGACTTCTACCATGATTTGGACTTTCTAAAGGGGCAAAGGAGcaggaaaatattagaaaactaagTACTGAACCAAGCTGACTTCACTTTTCATACTTGTTATACTTGGATTGATTTCTGGAATTGTAAATTTCAGATCTAATTGTGCTATTTAATTTGaagtataaaatgaaaatctgtTCAGAATTGAACATaaatgtgggattttttttttctttattgttgtaTTTTTGTCATACTCTGAATCATTCAGTTTCCaggcttggggaaaaaaatttttggagaagAATCCAATGAGTTTACAAATGATTTGGGTAAGTATAAATgtcttaatgtatttttataacttaattatcatatggtatttttattttcaacttacatCATGAAGTAAATGGATGTTTGGAGGCCTTTCACGTAAATACATATTTGAATGTTAAGCTTCATTCAATACTTCAGAATATCATGCCATTTACGATAGGGAGATGTggcattttaggattatttagcAAGTTCACATGTATTATTCTAGATATAAATCTGTAGCATTTGAATAACGTATGATTTAACCTTTGGGAAAGTTGCCTGGCCCTTTGGGAATCTGATGGAAGTTATAGATGCCCCCAGAAAGATGCACATCTATACAGTTTTGCAGGCAATTTCAAGTACAAGTAAACCCATTTGTGGACCTCCTAGGGAGTCCATAGACCTTGGCTGAGAATGTAGAGGAGGCCCTGTCCCTGAAATCACCTCATGGCTTCTCTGGTCTCAGAACCTCTGTAAAGGGAGTTGGACAACCAAAAAGGTTCCTTTTACCACCAAGTTTTAACTCTTATTTAATTAGTTTCCTGTGGACCAAATTCTCGTTTGATGGACCACCAGTTCCCTTGTGATAGAGAGGAAAATATCAAAATCGCTGATCCTTTTTAGAGAAACAAACTTTTTAGTtgtctgggtttttgtttgtttaatggtaGAAGATTAAAATAGTGAACTTTAAACACTGATCATGTGACAAAGAGTTAAACATCTAGAGGCATGTTTACAAAGAAAACTAATTTCTGGATTAACTCTGGAGAAAAATTTGTCTTCTTCATGGGCAGTGTATTAAAATGCACTTAATTCTATGACACTcagtaagaagaaagaaaaatctcatttaaacttAAGATTAAAAAACCCACctgtacaggaataaagacgcagttgtagagaatggacttgaggacatggagagggggaagggtaagctgggatgaagtgagagagtagcattgacatatatacactaccaaatgtaaaatagatagctagtgggaagcagccgcatagcacagggagatcagctcggtgctttgtgaccacctagaggggtgggatagggagggtgggagggaggcttaagagggaggtgatatggggatatatgtatacacatagctgattcactttgttatacagcagaaattaacacaccattgtaaagcaattatactccaataaggatgttaaaaaaaaacacctgtgaCTAACCAGTAAGAAATCCTACACTTAAAATCCTGTTTGACTACTTCATAaacagttattttaatatttcatttatgtaTCTAGAATTATAGGGGCAAAAAGGCATTCCACGTACATTTTCCTTAGAACTGAAGGAGAGAATGGGTTTAACAGAGAACCATGGTgaaggggaggggctggtggATGAGGTGAGGTGAGACAGTGGAAGTTCAAaggaaggagtttggattttccTCTAAGCATGATCGGTATTCAGTGGCAAATTTTAAGCAAAGGAGAAATGTGATATGATTTGCTCCCTTGAATGATCCCATGACTCTTACTGAGTCTAGTGTAGGTGCTCAGCAAGTGGCCGTGATTAGCATTATTATTCCCCAACTTTAACAGTCTCATTTAATTGAATTGAACTACATGTAATTGACTGTTTCTTGCTGTTTCAGAATCATCATTGTAATAGACTCACACTGTGCTTCCCAAACTCTAAGGATcacatgaatcacctggggatcttgttagaaCTCAGTAGGTCCGGGATGGGGATTGCAGTTCTGAATTTCTagcaagttctcaggtgatgcaAATGCTGCTGTTCTTGGAATGGCTAGGTTAGCTAGGAGTATTTGTCTGTATACCACAAAATCTCCAAAGTgccatgttttcttaatttttaaaaaatttatagtcTGCATTGCTGTGACTTTCTGTTGCGATTAACTTGCCTGTTTTTGCCAGCTTCTTTTCTTACTTTTGCGGGGGCTGGAAACCAGATTAGGCAAGGGTCTAAGAAGTGTCTTTGAAGTGATGGTAAAGCACCTGGACTCGGTAACTTGGGATTTCAGTTGCAGAAACAGCTTTGCTTACATGCTGATTTCCAGTGGTTTCACAGAGAGCTAGTCTATGTATGTCATTTAGAGTCCTACAGCTTTACCACATTTAAAGATTAATGTACTTCATCTTATGTTACTTTACTGAGCATAAACAATTTAGGGAGGTAGAAGCCCTTCTTTGTACTGATAAGAACTCCATTCTTTTCAATAACATATTCAAATGTGAATAGGGTGACCCACAGtatattaaaaggcaaaaaatataaaagattggTTATCAGGGACTCAGGGTTCTTAACTGGTCCATGAGCTCCCTTAAACTAGATACAAAAAACTGTGTGCACGTGCCCATGTGGACATTTTTCTGGAGAGTGGGTCCTTTGACCCCTGGAATTCATTCCTCACTGTTAGGTGCATGACTGACCACTGAGCAGCTATGACTTTATGAAGGCCACTGGGTGATTCTGGCAATCAGCCAGGTTAGGAAACACTGGTATGGCTATATTTCCCTCACCTAGTCTGAGGTGCCCTCACAGCTTTCGTTTCTTCCCACCCCTCTGTTGTTCTTTCTCCCCTGAAACTTGAGATGTAATGGTCTTTAGTTTGTCTTTACTCTAGGGGAAAAGATTATCATGAGACTGTGTCcaacagaggaagaaacagtAGATCTTCTCAACAAAGTCCTTAATGGTAACAAGTTGGCATCTGAAGCGTTAGCCAAGGTTGTACATCAGGACGTTGTCTTTAGTGACCCAGCTCTGGATGCGATAGAGATCAACATTCCACAGGACACTTTGGGAGTTTGGGTGGATCCTATAGGTAAGTAGAGAGagtgtttgcttttgtttatttgctttcattaataatcccttttttttttttttggtggggggttagaaaaataaaaattgagggtATGGTTTAactctcctaggagttttattttaaaagttttgaatttttaaaatgataaatgactTTCGTGGCctgggatcaatccctggtcagggaactgagatcccacaagccgtgcggtgcagccagaaaaaaagaaacgaagAGCTGAGGTgtgtgttatatacatatatctatcaCATGTATCTataacatatgtgtgtgtgtacacacatacccacacacacacaggcacatataCAAAGCTGAATTAACTCATTTTTGAAAGACCTCAGGGGCCAGACTGCTAAATATGAGAGAAGAATGAAGTGATAGCAGCTATAACTAACTGAGCACACGTGCCATTTTGAGAACATTCAGCACCGGCAGATTATTGCCATCTGGGAATGCTGTCCAGCtcatcaaatttttttaaaaaaaatcaaaatccagGTTTTTATGTGCGATCTCACAATTTAACCACTGGCTCCTAATTCAgttaaacaagcaaacaatcaAAACCACTATACAGGCCAAGCAAAACACAGCTGAATGTGACTCTTAGCAGTCGGTTTGTGAGTCCTGTGTAAACCTCACCATGAATTTTGTGGTCATGATTATGGTAGAACCATAACGTATAGCTCATTGTTTAGAAAGTGTAGGCCTCTCTCAATGATGCTATTAATATAATGCCCTAGGTATTAATCTTCGGAAGTCCCCCTTTTTCCCCTAACCTTCCTGGCATATTCTACCCAGTACAACTGTGACCAATCACGCTGAACAGGCaaactccccccaccctccccatcctacAAGCGCATTAATAATGATAGAAATGCCTTCAGTCATCAGAGAATTAGAGCATATTCAGCCTATGGATTGTATATGCAAACTAAGAATGTTTTCCAGAATCTTTTATTGCTTGAAGGTAAATCAGCCTCAGTTAAGGTTTCTGAGGGACAGAAACCTTGTGTTCTTGTTCTATCCTGAATTGATTCTGTTAGCTAGCTCTCTGGATCTCGTGCCTGACACATCCTTAACTGGGCATTAACTCATTAGATGTTGGCAGTCAGCTGCTGGCATGTACAGTCTTATAAGAAGAAACCTAGCTACTTGGCTTCTTTTTCTCAGGACTCCCGTCAATGTCTTCCTCTTGTACTACCATCATTGTCTCCTTCCTCCTAATTTGagggacaaaaacaaacaaacaaaagggtaATTCCACCCCTGACAGATTCCTGGAAGGAGCCTTTCCCATCCACCTTGGACTTGTCCTCTGATTAGTAAGAGCTCTAAGGAAGCCCCTTGGTTATCCTGAGCTATTAGCTTTGAAATGATTTTGACATGTGATGGATATTTGAGTGCTTGTTATTTGCAAGGTGCAATGCTAGCTGCTATAGGAACTATAGACGTGTCCTTTCTCTCCAAGACTGTATAGTTGGGAAAATGAAACACGAGCAGCTTAAAAGTGAAGTACAAGAGGTCGAAAAGTAATTCAATATAAGTGGCACCCAAAGGTAAAAACTGATTGGTTACTATCTTCGTCAGTTTGGGCTGTTATAACAGGATACCATGGACTAGGTagcttttaaacaacagaaatttatttctcacagttccagaggctgggaagtccaatcTCAAGGTGCCAGCATGATTAGGTGAGgtccttcttcctggttcataattggtaccttttcactgtgtcctcacattcTGGAAGAGACTAAagatctctctggagcctcttttgtaagacactaattccattcatgagggttccacacTGAGGACTGAagtaccttccaaaggccccacttaCTAATACCATCAACTTTTGTGGGtaagaattttggggggacataaacattcagaccatagcagttaCCAAATTAGAAGAGAGAAACAATATAGTACAGGGTTTGTAGATGTATTCATCATCGTCTTCTAAATAATCATTTCAAATAATCCTAACaaatttgcttcatttttcagATTCAACTTATCAGTATATAAAAGGTTCTGCTGACATTAAATCCAACCAAGGAATCTTCCCCAGTGGACTTCAGTGTGTCACTATTTTAATTGGTGTCTATGACATACAGACAGGGGTGCCCCTGATGGGAGTCATCAACCAACCTTTTGTATCACAAGACCTAAACACCCTCAGGTAAAAGATGAAAATTTTTGGTATATTATGGTTTTTAGAATTTACAACCTCAGCTTTGCTTATTGTCAAGATGATCTCTCCGCGTGACATTCCCATGGCTCAGTAGATTTGGTATTCCTACTAAAAATCTGCATGTTTGAATTAACGTTCTTTTTACTCTCAGCCCTGGGTCTCGCAGCAAAATGTGACAATGATCTAATGAAAAGCTGAGTAGGTGCAGCCAGGGTTAGGACCTGGCTCTGGGGTGCTCTCCCAGTAGAACTGCCAGCATCACTTCCTTTTCTGCCTCCCTCCTCAGGCTCCCCTGAACTCCTGTGCAGGGCAGAGTTGCTCTGATCCATGGCCCATGCTTGCAGGGCTCCAGGGCATGGCAGAGGCCAAGAAGAAGCAGCTTTTCTCCTGTGATTTCagtattttattgaaatagataatatttttttccacttgtATAGAACtgcatatttttttataaatttatttgtttattattattattttttggctgcgttgggtcttcgttgctgcacgcaggctttctctggttgcagtgagcgggcttctcattgcggtggcttctcttgttgcggagcatgggctctaggcgtgcgggctctaggtgcgcaggcttcggtagttgcagcacgcaggctcagtagttgtggcacgtgggctcagtagttgtggtacgcaggctcagtagttgtggcgcacaggcttagttgctccgtggcatgtgggatcttcctggaccagggttcaaacccgtgtcccctgcactggcaggcggattcttaaccactgcgccaccagggaagtcttagaACTACATATTTGTATTAAACTTTGACTTGCTTCAAGCAACTAagaattgtttgttctttaatagtCATAAACTACACCTATGGAATTTTGATAGTTTTCTTCTAACCCTGCCTTCTTCCAAACTGAAAGTGTTTGTTGTCTTTAAAGGGTCgttaagaagttaaaaataagtgGGACTGGATGCTGACATAATCATGACCTAGAAATGGTTGACAAAGTAGTTAGTAGCATAGATCCTAGAGTGAGACTTCCTGGGTTTGAATGCAGATTCTATCACTGATTTACATTCTTACACTTACATTCTCTAAGCCTGTTTCCATCTCTGTAAATAAACTATCCAGCATATATAGTAAGTTAAACATTGAGAAATGATAGgtgctatttttgttgttgccaAAAATAATGAGTGCATCTTTCTTGGTGTTAAAACCAAAGTGGAGCTAGTGAATTAGAGAATGAAAAGGCGTTACCAGCTGAAGAAAAACTTAAGGATTGTGAAAGATTCGCAGATTGAAAAGattatttatctgttcatctgtccccCCATTAAACTTCAAATGCCAAAAGTGGCAGTGAAACTTTGcaggatttctggcctccaggaacaaaacaaatattttagcaTTGTCCTAGATGGGTGTGATGatacagaaaaactgaaagccttcctAACCTGCAACAGCACAGGCAGCAACACGCACAgggagtaacttttttttttttttttgcggtacgcgggcctctcactgttgtggcctctcccgttgcggagcacaggctccggacacgcaggctcagtggccatggctcatgggcccagccgctctgcagcatgtgggatcttcctggaccggggcacgaacccgtgtcccctgcatcggcaggcagactctcaaccaccgtgccaccagggaagtccgggagTAAGTTTTAGAAATGAATTAGCTACTTGGTATCCATTTCTAAGCTTAAGGACCTTGAGACccattatgttatatatttttcatatcatCAAGTTGGGAAGCCATATGAGCAATGAAAAACGAACGGGATAACCTACGGCCACAAACTGAATGTTCTCTTCCACAGGTGGAAAGGACAGTGCTACTGGGGCCTTTCTTACATGGGGACCAATATCCATTCATTTCTGCCTCCCGTCTCTGCAAGAAACAGCAGTGAAACGCAGAGCCAAGTGACCCAAAACCCCAGCTCTGAGGCGGAATACTCCCACCCGTTCTCAGCTGTCATTAGTACCAGTGAAAAGGAGACCATCAAGGCCGCACTGTCACGTGTGTGTGGAGAGCGCATATTCCGGGCAGCTGGGGCTGGTTACAAGAGCCTCTGTGTTGTCCTCGGCCTTGTGGACATTTACATCTTCTCAGAAGATACCACGTTCAAGTGGGACTCTTGTGCTGCCCACGCCATCCTCAGGGCCATGGGTGGGGGAATGGTGGACTTAAAAGAGTGCTTGGAAAGAAACCCCAACTCGGGGCTTGACTTGCCACAGTTGGTGTACCACGTGGGAAACAGAGGCGCTGCTGGAGTGGACCAGTGGGCCAACAAGGGAGGACTGATCGCTTACAGATCAAAGAAGCAGCTGGAGACATTCCTGAGCCTCCTCCTCCGACACCTTGCGCCTGTGGATGCACATACATAGATGAGCTCCATCCTCAGGGACTCGAAACCCAGCTGTGAACCTAGTTTCCACCTCTTTGTCTTTTGAAGACAGCTTTGTCCTGTCGACAGTCAAAGTTCACCTTCCTCTTTTGAGGAGCATTTTTCCATTATGTGTTCATAATGTTAATGTCAATAAATGACTGATATTCATGCCGCAGTTAAACGTGCGAGATTCTTAATAGTGGA encodes:
- the INPP1 gene encoding inositol polyphosphate 1-phosphatase isoform X2; the encoded protein is MSLQMIWFVFTLGEKIIMRLCPTEEETVDLLNKVLNGNKLASEALAKVVHQDVVFSDPALDAIEINIPQDTLGVWVDPIDSTYQYIKGSADIKSNQGIFPSGLQCVTILIGVYDIQTGVPLMGVINQPFVSQDLNTLRWKGQCYWGLSYMGTNIHSFLPPVSARNSSETQSQVTQNPSSEAEYSHPFSAVISTSEKETIKAALSRVCGERIFRAAGAGYKSLCVVLGLVDIYIFSEDTTFKWDSCAAHAILRAMGGGMVDLKECLERNPNSGLDLPQLVYHVGNRGAAGVDQWANKGGLIAYRSKKQLETFLSLLLRHLAPVDAHT
- the INPP1 gene encoding inositol polyphosphate 1-phosphatase isoform X1 translates to MSGILRELLCVSEKAANIARACRQQEALFQLLIEEKKEGEKNKKFAVDFKTLADVLVQEVIKQNMENKFPGLGKKIFGEESNEFTNDLGEKIIMRLCPTEEETVDLLNKVLNGNKLASEALAKVVHQDVVFSDPALDAIEINIPQDTLGVWVDPIDSTYQYIKGSADIKSNQGIFPSGLQCVTILIGVYDIQTGVPLMGVINQPFVSQDLNTLRWKGQCYWGLSYMGTNIHSFLPPVSARNSSETQSQVTQNPSSEAEYSHPFSAVISTSEKETIKAALSRVCGERIFRAAGAGYKSLCVVLGLVDIYIFSEDTTFKWDSCAAHAILRAMGGGMVDLKECLERNPNSGLDLPQLVYHVGNRGAAGVDQWANKGGLIAYRSKKQLETFLSLLLRHLAPVDAHT